In a genomic window of Erigeron canadensis isolate Cc75 chromosome 5, C_canadensis_v1, whole genome shotgun sequence:
- the LOC122600790 gene encoding histone deacetylase 6 isoform X1, with amino-acid sequence MADKEKMVSDCSSYSHDQTNEEDLTAALYGSESGWVEARTHCDHLDTLSSDLTHIPTPDTPCTRCHHPAENWLCLGCKEVLCSRFINKHMLKHYQQQNHSVALSYSDLSVWCFSCDSYLDAHVMPLLRPVYETAYILKFGEAPPFRTVESLQLGDSQVDGSTSGK; translated from the exons ATGGCAGACAAGGAGAAAATGGTATCCGATTGCTCATCGTATTCTCATGATCAAACCAATGAAGAAGATTTGACAGCTGCGTTATATGGATCCGAATCCGGGTGGGTCGAAGCCCGTACTCATTGCGATCATCTGGATACACTTTCTTCGGATCTAACCCACATCCCCACCCCCGACACTCCCTGTACCAG GTGCCATCATCCTGCTGAAAATTGGTTGTGTTTGGGCTGCAAGGAGGTTTTATGTAGCCGATTTATCAACAAGCATATGCTCAAGcattatcaacaacaaaatcatAGTGTAGCCTTAAGTTACag TGATTTGTCAGTTTGGTGTTTTTCTTGTGACTCATATTTGGATGCACACGTTATGCCTCTTCTTCGGCCTGTTTATGAAACTGCTTATATATTGAAGTTTGGTGAAGCACCACCGTTTCGAACAGTTGAAAGTTTGCAACTTGGAGATAGCCAAGTAGATGGTTCCACGTCTGGCAAATAA
- the LOC122600790 gene encoding histone deacetylase 6 isoform X2 gives MADKEKMVSDCSSYSHDQTNEEDLTAALYGSESGWVEARTHCDHLDTLSSDLTHIPTPDTPCTRCHHPAENWLCLGCKEVLCSRFINKHMLKHYQQQNHSVALSYSLVKHHRFEQLKVCNLEIAK, from the exons ATGGCAGACAAGGAGAAAATGGTATCCGATTGCTCATCGTATTCTCATGATCAAACCAATGAAGAAGATTTGACAGCTGCGTTATATGGATCCGAATCCGGGTGGGTCGAAGCCCGTACTCATTGCGATCATCTGGATACACTTTCTTCGGATCTAACCCACATCCCCACCCCCGACACTCCCTGTACCAG GTGCCATCATCCTGCTGAAAATTGGTTGTGTTTGGGCTGCAAGGAGGTTTTATGTAGCCGATTTATCAACAAGCATATGCTCAAGcattatcaacaacaaaatcatAGTGTAGCCTTAAGTTACag TTTGGTGAAGCACCACCGTTTCGAACAGTTGAAAGTTTGCAACTTGGAGATAGCCAAGTAG